In Flavivirga abyssicola, the following are encoded in one genomic region:
- a CDS encoding monoheme cytochrome C, translating into MEDQEFRNKVKRIYLGVALFFGLLVMGAGAIIYKLKNPSFLSFDKEKTTETYVEIEDFDKIENGIHLATGFKDDVGLQTVIVSCTPCHSAKLVTQNRATKEGWISIIRWMQETQNLWDLGKNESVIVDYLAKNYAPEAKGRRDNLEDIEWYDLEK; encoded by the coding sequence ATGGAAGATCAAGAGTTTAGAAATAAAGTAAAACGAATTTATTTAGGGGTAGCTCTTTTTTTTGGATTATTAGTTATGGGGGCGGGAGCAATAATTTATAAATTGAAGAACCCTTCATTTCTTTCATTTGATAAAGAAAAAACAACGGAGACCTATGTTGAAATAGAAGATTTCGACAAAATTGAAAACGGTATTCATTTAGCTACCGGTTTTAAAGATGATGTAGGACTTCAAACCGTTATAGTAAGTTGCACACCTTGTCATTCGGCAAAGTTAGTGACTCAAAATAGAGCAACTAAAGAAGGCTGGATAAGCATTATCCGCTGGATGCAGGAAACACAAAACCTATGGGATTTGGGTAAGAATGAGTCCGTTATAGTTGACTATTTAGCTAAAAATTATGCCCCTGAAGCCAAAGGAAGACGAGATAATCTAGAAGACATAGAATGGTATGATTTGGAAAAATAA
- a CDS encoding sulfurtransferase: MIWKNKIVILFLCFVSCKKESKTQLKEVSKGNLSPNTSYYSTKHLVECEDLMGLQTSSNIKIIDFRKPEAFLKEHLVNAINIWRTDIEDTSFPYKGVMASRSKIEALFSRLGIKQEDQLVVYDDIGACDSSRLWWVLKNYGFDNVKILNGGLTAWKLKKGALTSNFIKYDASDFKFPLKKNMSLYASLEDVKSMVVNDSIILLDTRTDDEFSGKRQKKGASRAGHIPNSILLDWALTVDFNATKKIKPYKDLLNLYQSKGITKDKEIYVYCHSGVRSAHTTFVLTELLGYKNVKNYDGSWIEWSFNKDLPVEQDTITTLFK, encoded by the coding sequence ATGATTTGGAAAAATAAAATAGTTATTCTGTTTCTGTGTTTTGTGTCTTGTAAAAAAGAGTCTAAAACACAATTAAAAGAAGTTTCTAAAGGGAATCTTAGCCCTAATACAAGTTACTACAGTACAAAACATCTTGTGGAATGTGAGGATTTAATGGGGCTGCAAACCTCTTCTAATATTAAAATAATTGATTTTAGAAAACCTGAAGCATTCTTAAAAGAACATTTAGTTAATGCTATAAATATTTGGAGAACAGATATTGAGGACACTTCCTTTCCTTACAAGGGAGTTATGGCTAGCAGGTCTAAAATTGAAGCTCTTTTTAGTCGGTTAGGGATTAAACAAGAAGATCAACTTGTTGTTTATGATGATATTGGAGCTTGTGATTCGTCTCGTTTATGGTGGGTATTAAAAAATTATGGGTTTGATAATGTCAAAATTTTAAATGGTGGATTAACGGCGTGGAAACTTAAAAAAGGAGCATTGACTTCTAATTTTATAAAATATGACGCTTCAGATTTTAAATTTCCTCTAAAAAAGAACATGTCTCTATATGCAAGTTTAGAAGATGTAAAATCAATGGTAGTTAATGACAGTATTATTCTTTTGGACACCAGAACTGATGATGAGTTTTCTGGAAAACGTCAAAAAAAAGGAGCAAGTAGAGCAGGGCATATTCCCAACAGCATATTATTAGATTGGGCACTTACAGTAGATTTTAATGCGACAAAAAAAATCAAACCTTATAAAGACTTATTAAATTTGTATCAATCTAAAGGAATCACAAAGGATAAAGAAATTTATGTCTATTGCCATTCAGGAGTACGGTCTGCACATACCACTTTTGTACTAACCGAGTTATTAGGATATAAGAATGTAAAAAACTATGATGGTTCATGGATAGAATGGAGTTTTAATAAAGATTTACCTGTTGAACAGGATACAATAACAACCCTATTTAAATAA
- a CDS encoding ExbD/TolR family protein, with product MRHSKLIPEVNAGSMADIAFLLLIFFLVTATISSDEGINRLLPKECPPGMVCDSEISERNILRIMINNEDDIMIENKRVAISELKEITKTFLDNNGDGTCNYCNGTKVSNASDNPKKVVVSLQNGRHTSYKQFIAVQDELSKAYYELRNTYSMNVLKKPSDKLSKEELKRVKDAYPFILSEAETK from the coding sequence ATGAGACATTCAAAATTAATTCCTGAAGTAAATGCAGGATCTATGGCAGACATTGCATTTTTACTACTTATCTTTTTTCTTGTTACTGCCACCATATCTTCGGATGAGGGTATAAATAGATTACTTCCAAAAGAATGCCCCCCCGGAATGGTTTGTGATAGTGAAATATCGGAACGCAATATCCTCCGCATTATGATAAATAATGAGGATGACATTATGATTGAAAATAAACGTGTTGCTATTTCTGAATTAAAAGAAATTACTAAAACCTTTTTGGATAATAATGGTGATGGTACTTGCAATTATTGCAATGGCACAAAAGTTTCAAACGCATCTGATAACCCTAAAAAAGTTGTAGTGTCATTACAAAACGGCAGACACACTTCTTATAAACAGTTTATAGCAGTACAAGATGAACTTTCAAAAGCTTACTACGAATTAAGAAATACCTATAGTATGAATGTATTAAAAAAGCCTTCCGATAAACTATCAAAAGAAGAACTAAAACGAGTGAAAGATGCTTACCCTTTTATACTTTCGGAAGCTGAAACGAAATAA
- a CDS encoding alpha-ketoacid dehydrogenase subunit alpha/beta: MEYNIENLDKDVLIQLYKNILKPRMVEEKMLILLRQGKISKWFSGIGQEAIAVGVTMALNNDEYILPMHRNLGVFTSRDIPLHRLFGQWQGKASGFTKGRDRSFHFGTQAYKIVGMISHLGPQLGVADGIALASKLKNKNSVTAVFTGEGGTSEGDFHEALNVASVWQLPVLFCVENNGYGLSTPTSEQYNCENIADRGLGYGMESHIIDGNNIVEVYKKVNELAESVRENPRPVLLEFKTFRMRGHEEASGVKYVPKELMDAWAIKDPVLNFETFLIENDLLNTSENTAIKAEIIAEINKDLEIAFAEEAIVSYETNELNDVFQEFDYQVIDPENKLEEMRFIDAISNGLKQSMEQHDDLVIMGQDIAEYGGAFKITQGFVEQFGKERVRNTPICESAIVEAAMGLSIAGIKSVVEMQFADFVTSGFNPVVNYLAKSHYRWGQQADVVIRMPCGGGVAAGPFHSQTNEAWFTKTPGLKVVYPAFPYDAKGLLATAINDPNPVLFFEHKGLYRSIRQEVPTDYYTLPFGKASVIKEGHDVTIISYGAAVHWVLETLESNSDISADVIDLRTLQPLDTETLYTSVRKTGKAIILQEDSLFGGVASDISALIMEHCFESLDAPVKRVASMETPIPFASQLEAQYLPKNKFEQELKLLLEY; this comes from the coding sequence ATGGAATATAATATTGAAAATCTTGACAAAGATGTATTGATTCAATTGTATAAAAATATCTTGAAGCCAAGAATGGTGGAGGAGAAGATGCTTATTTTGTTGCGACAGGGAAAGATAAGCAAATGGTTTTCTGGTATCGGACAAGAGGCTATCGCTGTGGGAGTTACAATGGCATTAAATAATGATGAGTATATTTTACCCATGCATAGAAACTTAGGCGTGTTTACGTCTCGTGACATCCCTTTGCATAGATTGTTTGGTCAGTGGCAAGGCAAAGCCTCTGGATTTACAAAAGGTAGAGATCGATCATTTCATTTTGGAACTCAAGCGTATAAAATAGTGGGGATGATTTCTCATTTAGGACCACAATTAGGTGTAGCAGATGGGATTGCTTTAGCTTCTAAATTGAAAAATAAAAATAGCGTAACGGCAGTATTTACAGGCGAAGGTGGTACCAGTGAAGGCGATTTTCATGAAGCGCTAAATGTCGCGTCAGTATGGCAATTACCTGTTTTGTTTTGTGTTGAAAATAATGGTTACGGTTTGTCTACACCCACCAGTGAACAGTATAATTGTGAAAATATAGCAGATAGAGGTCTTGGATATGGTATGGAGTCACATATTATTGATGGCAATAATATTGTTGAAGTGTATAAAAAAGTTAATGAATTAGCGGAAAGTGTTAGAGAAAACCCTAGACCCGTTTTATTAGAATTTAAAACGTTTAGAATGCGTGGACATGAAGAGGCAAGTGGTGTTAAATATGTTCCGAAAGAACTTATGGATGCCTGGGCTATTAAAGATCCTGTTTTAAATTTTGAAACATTCTTAATAGAAAATGATTTATTGAATACTTCAGAAAACACTGCTATTAAAGCAGAAATTATAGCAGAAATCAATAAAGATCTGGAGATCGCTTTCGCGGAAGAAGCTATAGTATCATATGAAACTAATGAGTTAAATGATGTTTTTCAAGAATTTGATTATCAGGTTATTGATCCTGAAAATAAATTAGAAGAAATGCGCTTTATTGATGCCATATCTAATGGTTTAAAGCAAAGTATGGAACAACATGATGACTTGGTTATTATGGGGCAAGATATTGCTGAATACGGTGGAGCTTTTAAAATTACACAAGGGTTTGTCGAGCAATTTGGAAAAGAGCGCGTGAGGAATACTCCCATTTGCGAATCAGCAATTGTTGAAGCTGCCATGGGATTATCTATAGCAGGTATTAAAAGTGTTGTTGAAATGCAGTTTGCAGATTTTGTGACTTCTGGGTTCAATCCGGTGGTTAATTATTTAGCTAAATCTCATTACAGATGGGGACAACAGGCCGATGTTGTTATAAGAATGCCTTGCGGTGGCGGTGTGGCTGCTGGTCCTTTTCATTCACAAACCAATGAGGCCTGGTTTACAAAAACACCAGGATTAAAAGTCGTTTACCCAGCATTCCCCTATGATGCAAAAGGTTTATTAGCCACGGCAATTAACGATCCGAATCCTGTTCTGTTTTTCGAGCATAAAGGCTTATACAGGAGTATTCGTCAGGAAGTTCCAACAGATTACTACACATTACCTTTTGGAAAAGCATCAGTTATTAAAGAAGGCCATGACGTTACTATTATTAGCTATGGCGCTGCTGTTCATTGGGTTTTGGAAACTTTGGAAAGCAACTCTGACATTTCAGCAGATGTCATAGACTTAAGAACACTTCAACCTTTAGATACGGAAACATTATACACTTCAGTTAGAAAAACAGGTAAAGCGATCATTTTACAAGAAGATTCTTTGTTTGGTGGTGTTGCAAGTGATATTTCTGCACTCATTATGGAACACTGTTTTGAGTCTCTTGATGCGCCAGTAAAACGTGTTGCCAGCATGGAAACACCTATACCATTTGCAAGTCAATTAGAAGCACAATATTTGCCTAAAAATAAGTTTGAACAAGAACTAAAATTACTTTTAGAGTATTAA
- a CDS encoding RHS repeat domain-containing protein: MNARFISFFIVLLGFSNTLLAQLSNPVTIPPSPQSEAFMKYGDYSVNYSTGVPNISVPLYEISHHGYKIPVSLSYYHQGLKPGYNVDVFGLGWGLNPTGKISREIRYKPDEFDDFVIEPVDLYVESYDSALGIYSNPRSTNISADLFHVSLPNGLSFDFTMGKINGNYQLSVSEGEPVIINCIDPPSGAIYDRTWEIIDKDGVKYTFLSTDAEKVFYGANAGTISTWNLSRIDLPNSDEPITYTYRPGVKNLFNVPNDTKVLSKWPVGCGDSEIPIVLDYNVDFLSRVSYGNSYIDFIYETPVNNTSNPYTNHNFIKSVNFGELNGALVKKVTFNMSDHGNRIPYSYTNLMLLDSVDIIGSSTTLPPKKYKFTYDNLTTFGPTFTDHWGYLNNREGESGTSGRLPGFYIYLHTDVSDTCLEGGAIKNTIGYDLAEYKIGNANRDPGGGHGLLKKITYPTGGYTEFTFERNAFKRLTPSDHTVLNSFTLGGGFRIGQIANYTSENILASRKIYRYGEIDTNYHYYNYGPKHTGLGIAPVEPNALSYLNYTRRYVSYIMEDHEFLKYDPTNGQARISVIPLSPVALTGFEHSFSSAQFRSILNGRPPVIYPEVTVYTGEFPNSVSPTLDETLGKTVYKYDYLDYGNFIEPWNFRMGGGSYYVPKKYRYNRLIEQTHYKREDKDIGQGMQSVYVPIKKIENTWEYIPAGGVTTQTKLLKLHPNTSYTPDGHPMTYYFEDHKINEEYVIPRIRESITTEYTNGSSIQTKENMRYDGNGFLIEREVENSNGKKTIQYYKYPNSLTGQDITPIIETMKNDTTHIISPVIESSTRVKEGLTETFISGTKTDYKEFTIDGNTLIMPEKQIQIDNLNIETTESTILSYTANGKPREVLKKDGLRTSYLWGYKDRYLVAKVDNASIGSIESALTAIELTNIKNGTYDRSTMISKLNKIRNSLPSSMVATYTYDPLIGITSMTKPNGETTYYEYDEFGRLEKVKDKDDYLLNETEYNYKQ, from the coding sequence ATGAACGCGCGATTCATTTCTTTTTTTATTGTCTTACTTGGTTTTTCAAACACTTTACTTGCCCAATTGTCAAATCCAGTTACTATACCACCTTCACCACAGTCGGAAGCCTTTATGAAATATGGAGACTACAGTGTTAATTATTCAACAGGCGTTCCCAATATTTCTGTACCTCTTTACGAGATTAGTCATCATGGTTATAAAATACCTGTCTCGTTAAGTTATTATCATCAAGGTTTAAAGCCCGGATATAATGTGGATGTTTTTGGTTTGGGTTGGGGATTAAATCCAACTGGAAAAATTTCAAGAGAAATTAGATATAAACCAGACGAGTTTGATGATTTTGTTATTGAGCCTGTCGATCTTTATGTTGAATCTTATGATTCGGCTTTAGGTATCTATAGTAATCCCAGATCAACAAATATTTCGGCAGATTTGTTTCATGTATCCTTGCCTAATGGGCTTTCTTTTGATTTTACCATGGGAAAAATAAATGGTAATTATCAACTATCAGTCTCTGAAGGAGAACCCGTTATTATAAATTGTATTGATCCGCCAAGTGGAGCCATTTATGATAGAACATGGGAAATAATAGATAAGGACGGTGTGAAATATACCTTTTTATCAACAGATGCCGAAAAAGTTTTTTACGGTGCTAACGCTGGAACAATATCAACCTGGAATTTGAGTAGAATTGATTTACCCAATAGTGACGAGCCAATTACATATACGTATAGACCAGGTGTAAAAAATTTATTTAATGTCCCTAATGATACAAAAGTCCTATCAAAATGGCCTGTTGGTTGTGGTGATAGTGAAATCCCTATTGTATTGGATTACAATGTAGATTTCTTAAGTCGTGTTAGTTATGGTAATTCTTATATAGACTTTATTTATGAAACGCCTGTTAATAACACATCAAACCCTTACACAAACCATAATTTTATTAAATCTGTTAATTTTGGAGAATTAAATGGGGCATTAGTAAAGAAGGTAACATTTAATATGTCGGATCATGGAAACAGAATCCCATATAGCTATACCAATTTAATGCTATTGGATTCTGTTGATATTATCGGTTCGTCTACAACATTGCCTCCTAAGAAATACAAATTTACGTACGATAACCTCACCACTTTTGGGCCTACCTTTACAGACCATTGGGGATACTTAAATAATAGGGAGGGCGAGAGCGGAACTTCAGGTAGATTGCCTGGGTTTTATATTTACTTACATACAGATGTTTCAGATACTTGCCTTGAGGGTGGTGCGATAAAAAATACTATAGGTTATGATTTAGCAGAGTATAAAATTGGAAATGCTAATAGGGATCCCGGTGGTGGGCATGGTCTGTTAAAAAAAATCACATATCCAACTGGAGGATATACAGAGTTTACTTTTGAGAGAAATGCTTTTAAAAGATTAACACCATCAGACCATACAGTCCTTAATTCTTTTACTCTTGGTGGAGGTTTTAGAATCGGACAAATAGCAAATTATACGTCTGAAAACATACTGGCTTCAAGAAAAATATACAGATATGGTGAAATTGATACTAATTACCATTATTACAATTACGGGCCTAAGCATACAGGTTTGGGTATAGCTCCTGTAGAACCTAATGCATTAAGTTATTTAAATTATACAAGGCGTTATGTTAGCTATATAATGGAAGATCATGAATTTTTAAAATACGATCCGACCAATGGACAAGCTCGCATAAGTGTTATTCCTTTGTCTCCAGTCGCTCTTACAGGGTTTGAGCACAGTTTTAGTAGTGCACAATTTAGGTCCATCCTTAATGGAAGACCTCCCGTTATATATCCTGAGGTTACAGTTTACACAGGAGAATTCCCGAATAGTGTTAGTCCCACTCTTGATGAAACGCTGGGTAAAACCGTCTATAAATACGATTATCTTGACTATGGGAATTTTATAGAGCCCTGGAACTTTAGAATGGGGGGTGGGTCTTATTATGTTCCTAAAAAGTACAGGTATAATAGGTTAATAGAACAGACTCACTATAAAAGAGAGGATAAGGATATTGGGCAAGGAATGCAATCTGTATATGTTCCTATAAAAAAGATAGAGAATACGTGGGAATATATCCCTGCGGGAGGAGTAACAACACAAACTAAACTGTTGAAACTTCATCCTAATACTTCATATACTCCTGATGGTCACCCAATGACCTATTATTTTGAAGATCATAAAATAAACGAAGAATATGTTATTCCCCGGATACGAGAAAGCATAACTACAGAATATACAAATGGTAGTTCAATACAAACCAAAGAAAACATGCGGTATGATGGCAATGGTTTTTTAATTGAACGCGAAGTTGAGAACAGCAATGGTAAAAAAACTATTCAATATTATAAATATCCTAACAGCCTTACTGGACAAGATATAACACCTATTATTGAAACCATGAAAAATGATACTACCCATATTATTTCTCCGGTCATTGAGAGTTCTACAAGGGTTAAGGAAGGGCTAACGGAAACCTTTATTTCTGGAACAAAAACAGATTATAAAGAATTTACCATAGATGGTAATACGCTTATTATGCCTGAAAAACAAATCCAAATAGATAATTTGAATATAGAAACTACTGAATCAACTATACTGAGTTATACGGCAAACGGCAAACCAAGAGAAGTGCTAAAAAAAGATGGTTTAAGAACAAGTTATCTCTGGGGTTATAAAGACAGGTACCTTGTCGCTAAGGTAGATAATGCATCTATAGGATCAATAGAGAGTGCATTAACAGCTATCGAACTTACTAATATTAAAAATGGGACGTACGATCGTTCTACCATGATTAGTAAGTTAAACAAAATTAGGAACAGTTTACCTAGTTCAATGGTTGCAACCTATACTTACGACCCCTTAATAGGCATTACAAGTATGACCAAGCCTAATGGAGAAACCACCTACTATGAGTACGATGAATTTGGAAGGTTAGAAAAGGTAAAGGATAAAGATGATTACCTGCTAAACGAAACCGAATACAATTATAAACAATAA
- a CDS encoding sterol desaturase family protein, with the protein MNTYIEAFSNAFTGTVNWTWKSILLEVPWYTNYFWGLVVISIAVWVLEIVYPWRKEQAVFRKGFWIDAVYMFFNFFVFTIIISGVYAVLEQLFSSLGITMKSIALINLKALPVWGQLLIFFLISDFVQWFTHVLLHRFNFLWRFHKVHHSVKEMGFAAHLRYHWMENVFYKPLKIFAVMLLGGFEPDQAFIVHFAAITIGHLNHANIKLTYGPLKYIFNNPVMHLYHHAYTLPKERHYGVNFGISLSLWDYIFKTNYVPEASGKLTLGYSDDTKMPKNFFAQLFYGFRRND; encoded by the coding sequence ATGAATACTTATATAGAAGCTTTTAGCAATGCATTTACGGGAACTGTAAACTGGACATGGAAATCTATACTTCTTGAAGTCCCCTGGTATACTAATTATTTCTGGGGATTAGTCGTTATATCTATAGCTGTTTGGGTTTTAGAAATCGTATATCCTTGGAGAAAAGAACAAGCGGTTTTTAGAAAAGGCTTTTGGATAGATGCTGTTTATATGTTCTTCAATTTTTTTGTTTTTACGATCATTATAAGTGGTGTCTATGCGGTATTAGAACAACTTTTTTCAAGTTTGGGAATTACAATGAAATCTATCGCTTTGATAAACCTGAAAGCGTTACCGGTTTGGGGGCAATTGTTAATATTCTTTTTGATATCAGATTTCGTACAATGGTTTACGCATGTGTTACTACATAGGTTTAACTTTCTTTGGCGTTTTCATAAGGTGCACCATTCTGTTAAAGAAATGGGATTCGCTGCCCATTTGCGTTATCATTGGATGGAAAATGTTTTTTATAAACCCCTAAAAATATTTGCTGTCATGTTGCTAGGTGGTTTTGAGCCAGATCAAGCATTTATTGTACATTTTGCAGCTATAACAATAGGCCATTTAAACCATGCCAATATCAAGCTTACCTATGGACCTTTAAAATATATCTTTAATAACCCCGTTATGCATTTATATCATCATGCATATACTTTACCAAAAGAACGTCATTATGGTGTTAATTTTGGGATAAGTTTAAGCCTTTGGGATTATATCTTTAAAACAAATTATGTTCCAGAAGCCAGTGGCAAATTAACTTTAGGATATTCAGATGATACCAAAATGCCAAAAAACTTCTTTGCCCAGTTGTTTTATGGTTTTAGAAGAAATGACTAG
- a CDS encoding 3D domain-containing protein: protein MDVTVSAYNSLAYQTNSNPSIGAFGDSLKPGMKCVAVSRDLLKMGIKHNTPIKIEGLDSVYLVKDKMNKRWKKHIDIYMGTDVKAARNWGKKKVTISYRVSKE from the coding sequence ATGGATGTTACCGTATCTGCCTATAATTCATTGGCCTATCAAACAAATTCCAATCCTAGCATAGGCGCTTTTGGAGATAGTTTAAAACCCGGGATGAAGTGTGTAGCGGTATCCAGGGATTTATTAAAAATGGGAATAAAGCACAATACGCCCATTAAAATTGAAGGACTTGATAGTGTTTATTTGGTTAAAGACAAGATGAATAAACGCTGGAAAAAACATATAGATATTTATATGGGAACCGATGTAAAAGCAGCAAGAAATTGGGGCAAGAAAAAAGTGACTATAAGCTATCGGGTTTCTAAGGAATAA
- a CDS encoding sulfite oxidase: MKRRTFIRNTFFGTAASFISAEIVFSSSMPKGYVPIALQNSDPYKLFNKDKEMTVLNDKPWNIEAKAHLLDDNITPNKYMFIRNNGLIPQDIDVDNWKLIIDGESVTSPKTYTLEELKSKFKNYTYQLTLECGGNGRSEFNPPAKGNQWTVGAVSCAEWTGIRLKDILEDVGIKDNAIYIGYHAADTHLSGDPEKEPISRGVPMYKAFQEETLLAFKMNGEDIPLAHGYPLRLIAGGWPASASGKWINRISVRNKIHDGTKMKAPAYRVPCKPVAPGEKVKDEDMCIIESMPVKSLITYPKSGAMIDEGKTLNIRGHAWAGELQVGAMEYSIDFGATWNACKLENPVNRLAWQHFKASIKFPKKGYYEVWARATDSKGISQPMILPGWNPKGYLNNACHRIAIKVK, from the coding sequence ATGAAAAGAAGAACGTTTATTAGAAATACTTTTTTTGGTACTGCTGCATCATTCATTAGTGCAGAAATAGTGTTTTCCTCTTCAATGCCTAAAGGTTATGTACCAATAGCATTACAAAATTCAGATCCATACAAGCTATTCAATAAGGATAAGGAGATGACGGTATTGAATGATAAACCATGGAACATAGAGGCTAAAGCCCATTTGTTAGATGATAACATTACCCCTAACAAATACATGTTTATAAGGAATAATGGCTTAATACCTCAAGATATTGATGTAGATAATTGGAAACTGATTATTGATGGTGAATCCGTTACCTCTCCAAAAACATATACACTTGAAGAGCTAAAAAGTAAATTTAAAAACTATACATATCAGCTCACGTTAGAATGTGGGGGAAATGGAAGAAGTGAATTTAATCCGCCGGCAAAGGGCAATCAATGGACAGTTGGTGCGGTTTCTTGTGCAGAATGGACAGGCATTAGGTTAAAAGATATCCTTGAAGATGTTGGTATTAAAGATAATGCTATTTACATAGGATATCATGCAGCAGACACGCATTTAAGTGGTGATCCGGAAAAGGAACCTATTTCCAGAGGTGTGCCAATGTATAAAGCATTTCAAGAAGAAACACTGTTAGCTTTTAAAATGAATGGAGAAGATATACCACTTGCACATGGGTATCCTTTGCGGTTAATTGCTGGTGGTTGGCCGGCATCAGCCTCAGGAAAATGGATTAATAGAATAAGTGTTAGAAATAAAATCCATGACGGTACAAAAATGAAAGCACCAGCATATAGAGTGCCTTGCAAACCTGTTGCGCCAGGAGAAAAAGTAAAAGATGAAGATATGTGTATTATTGAAAGCATGCCTGTAAAATCTTTAATTACTTATCCTAAATCTGGAGCTATGATTGATGAAGGGAAAACACTAAATATTAGAGGACATGCCTGGGCAGGAGAATTACAAGTTGGAGCTATGGAATATTCTATAGATTTTGGTGCTACCTGGAATGCTTGTAAGTTGGAAAATCCAGTAAACCGTTTAGCCTGGCAGCATTTTAAAGCATCTATTAAGTTTCCAAAAAAAGGGTATTATGAAGTTTGGGCTAGGGCAACAGATAGTAAGGGGATTAGTCAGCCCATGATATTACCAGGTTGGAATCCAAAAGGTTATTTAAATAATGCCTGCCATAGAATAGCTATTAAGGTCAAATAA